From Geomonas agri, one genomic window encodes:
- a CDS encoding TOBE domain-containing protein, translated as MSRSAKHGIELEGALWFHKDEQKFLGLDRIALLQKIDELGSITKAAKAVGISYKNAWDLVNMINNLAEKPLVERVTGGRGGGGTTLTAYGKEVVKQYGVLQEEHRRFLENLEGRLGDSASLYQLLRRISMKVSARNVLSGTITKITKGVVNAEVTLALTGGAPLVAVITNGAVENLALKEGGSAYAIIKASSVMVGTDLHDAKISARNVMCGTVVKIVEGPVSTEVDVEVGGGNTISAVITHESGTSLDLKVGAHACTLFKASSVILGVS; from the coding sequence TTGAGTCGTAGCGCAAAACACGGCATAGAGCTCGAAGGGGCTCTCTGGTTTCACAAGGATGAGCAGAAGTTCCTGGGACTGGACCGGATCGCGCTGCTACAGAAGATCGACGAGTTGGGCTCCATTACCAAGGCGGCCAAGGCCGTCGGTATCAGCTACAAGAACGCCTGGGACCTGGTCAACATGATCAACAACCTCGCGGAAAAGCCGCTGGTGGAACGGGTGACCGGCGGCAGGGGAGGCGGGGGGACGACCCTCACCGCCTACGGTAAGGAAGTGGTCAAGCAGTACGGCGTACTCCAGGAGGAGCATCGCAGGTTCCTGGAGAACCTTGAGGGACGGCTGGGCGACAGCGCCAGCCTGTACCAACTTTTGCGGAGGATATCCATGAAAGTAAGTGCCCGTAACGTGTTGTCCGGGACCATCACCAAGATAACCAAGGGTGTGGTGAACGCAGAGGTGACCCTGGCGCTCACCGGCGGCGCGCCGCTGGTCGCCGTGATCACCAACGGTGCCGTTGAGAATCTCGCCCTTAAGGAAGGGGGCTCCGCCTACGCCATCATCAAGGCCAGCTCGGTCATGGTAGGCACCGACCTGCACGACGCCAAGATCAGCGCCCGCAACGTCATGTGTGGCACCGTGGTCAAGATCGTGGAAGGGCCTGTGTCCACCGAGGTCGACGTCGAGGTGGGTGGCGGCAACACCATCAGTGCCGTCATCACCCACGAAAGCGGCACGAGCCTCGACCTTAAGGTCGGCGCCCACGCCTGCACCCTGTTCAAGGCATCCAGCGTAATCCTTGGGGTTAGTTGA
- a CDS encoding substrate-binding domain-containing protein — MTRIFRMLPLFVALFLFSAVASVSTSWAAQQKNLILATTTSTQDSGLLDVLIPIFEKQTGYFVKTISVGSGQAMKMGEKGEADVLLVHSPDAEKKFMADGFGVDRKLVMHNDFIVLGPANDPAKIRGTKTAADALKAIAKANALWLSRGDNSGTHAKEKGLFKAAAINPEGQKWFQQTGLGMGETLNVAAEKKGYLLADRGTYLALNKKAHLGLEVMVQGEPKLLNIYHVIEVNPAKWPKVNNAGARAFADFMVSKKTQEIISTFGKKEFGSPLFFPDAGKDPKLLGL; from the coding sequence ATGACCCGAATTTTCAGAATGTTGCCGCTGTTCGTTGCCCTGTTCCTGTTTTCTGCAGTAGCCTCGGTCTCCACCAGCTGGGCCGCCCAGCAGAAGAACCTGATCCTCGCCACCACCACCTCCACCCAGGACTCCGGTCTTCTGGACGTACTGATCCCGATCTTCGAGAAGCAGACCGGCTACTTCGTGAAGACCATCTCGGTCGGCTCCGGTCAGGCCATGAAGATGGGGGAGAAGGGGGAAGCCGACGTGCTGCTGGTGCACTCCCCGGACGCCGAGAAGAAGTTCATGGCCGACGGCTTCGGTGTAGACCGCAAACTGGTCATGCACAACGACTTCATCGTGCTGGGACCGGCTAACGACCCGGCGAAGATCCGCGGCACCAAGACCGCTGCCGATGCGCTCAAGGCCATCGCCAAGGCCAACGCGCTGTGGCTCTCCCGTGGTGACAACTCGGGCACCCACGCCAAGGAAAAGGGACTTTTCAAGGCTGCCGCCATCAACCCGGAGGGTCAGAAATGGTTCCAGCAGACCGGCCTGGGCATGGGCGAGACCCTGAACGTTGCCGCAGAGAAGAAGGGGTACCTGCTGGCTGACCGTGGCACCTACCTGGCGCTCAACAAGAAGGCGCACCTGGGCCTTGAGGTCATGGTCCAGGGCGAGCCGAAGCTCCTCAACATCTACCACGTTATCGAGGTGAACCCGGCCAAGTGGCCCAAGGTGAACAATGCCGGCGCCAGGGCTTTCGCCGACTTCATGGTCTCCAAGAAGACCCAGGAAATCATCTCCACCTTCGGCAAGAAGGAATTCGGCTCGCCGCTGTTCTTCCCTGACGCAGGCAAGGATCCGAAGTTGCTCGGTCTGTAA
- a CDS encoding ABC transporter permease: MDVILEGLTKAFQLLASLDREVLGIAWLSLKVSGLATLFSLVLGLSVGTLVALTSFPGKKILVSVVNTGMGLPPVVVGLFVSIMLWRNGPLGYLELLYTPTAIIIAQTVIATPIVMGVTIGAMQNLPANLRLQILALGATRVQMVWMLIKEARLPLMAGVMAGFGGVISEVGASIMVGGNVRGYTRVLTTATVMETGRGNFDMAIALSVILLLFCFAVNYILTYIQQRERPR, translated from the coding sequence ATGGATGTAATTCTCGAAGGTTTGACAAAGGCGTTCCAGCTCCTCGCGTCGCTTGATCGCGAGGTGCTGGGCATCGCCTGGCTGTCGCTCAAGGTCTCCGGGCTCGCCACGCTCTTTTCGCTGGTGCTCGGTCTTTCCGTGGGTACGCTGGTGGCACTCACCAGCTTCCCCGGTAAGAAGATCCTGGTGAGCGTGGTGAATACGGGGATGGGACTGCCGCCGGTGGTGGTGGGCCTCTTCGTGTCCATCATGCTCTGGAGAAACGGCCCGCTGGGGTACCTTGAGCTCCTCTACACGCCGACCGCCATCATCATCGCGCAGACCGTGATTGCGACCCCCATCGTCATGGGGGTCACCATCGGCGCCATGCAGAACCTTCCGGCCAACCTGAGGCTGCAGATCCTCGCCCTGGGTGCCACCCGGGTGCAGATGGTCTGGATGCTGATCAAGGAGGCACGGCTGCCGCTCATGGCCGGCGTGATGGCCGGCTTCGGCGGGGTCATCTCGGAAGTGGGCGCCTCCATCATGGTCGGTGGCAACGTGAGAGGCTACACCCGCGTGCTCACCACCGCTACGGTGATGGAGACCGGCCGCGGCAACTTCGACATGGCCATTGCCCTGTCGGTGATACTTCTGCTATTCTGCTTCGCCGTCAACTACATCCTCACCTACATCCAGCAGCGGGAAAGACCCAGATGA
- a CDS encoding ABC transporter ATP-binding protein, which produces MTQQQNLLDLKQLRVDRGGVTVLDIPSFSLCPNEFVSLIGPNGAGKSTLLLSLLGLMKRQTGTVTYQGGAIVSEAQWLDLRRRTAMVLQEPLLFDSTVFDNVASGLKLRGLGRAEIKSRVATYLDRFNLAHMAQRSARKLSGGEARRVSLARAFAVEPEVIFFDEPFANLDPPTRQALTEDMDRIIRDRGIAAILVTHDQSEALRMSQRIVVMNAGHIVQQGTPAAVMNHPVNEFVANFVGMETILEGEVLSNRQQQLAVRVAGREIDTVGDEVSGAQVYCCIRPENVTVTVGHPEHKSSARNHYEGRIVEIAAMGPFLKLRLDCGFLLTAYVTRESFTELALYEGKEIHASFKATSVHLIPRRAV; this is translated from the coding sequence ATGACGCAGCAACAAAACCTGCTCGACCTGAAACAGCTGAGGGTTGATCGAGGCGGCGTGACCGTGCTCGACATACCCTCTTTTTCTTTGTGCCCTAACGAGTTCGTCTCGCTGATCGGCCCCAATGGCGCTGGCAAGTCGACCCTGCTCCTGTCCCTTTTGGGGCTCATGAAGCGCCAGACCGGCACCGTTACCTATCAGGGCGGTGCCATCGTTTCCGAGGCGCAATGGCTCGATCTGCGCCGCCGCACCGCCATGGTGTTGCAGGAGCCGCTCCTTTTCGACAGCACCGTCTTCGACAACGTGGCCAGCGGCCTGAAACTCAGGGGGCTTGGGCGCGCAGAGATCAAGAGCCGCGTCGCCACCTACCTCGATCGATTCAACCTGGCCCACATGGCGCAGCGCTCGGCGCGCAAGCTCTCCGGCGGCGAGGCCCGGCGGGTGAGCCTTGCGCGTGCCTTCGCGGTGGAGCCCGAGGTGATCTTCTTCGACGAACCCTTCGCCAACCTCGACCCACCCACCAGGCAGGCGCTCACCGAGGACATGGACCGCATCATCCGAGACCGGGGCATCGCCGCCATCCTGGTCACCCACGACCAGTCCGAAGCGCTCCGGATGTCGCAGCGCATCGTGGTGATGAACGCGGGTCACATCGTGCAGCAGGGAACCCCGGCGGCGGTGATGAACCACCCGGTGAACGAGTTCGTCGCCAATTTCGTAGGAATGGAAACCATCCTGGAAGGGGAGGTGCTCAGCAACCGGCAGCAGCAGCTCGCGGTTCGGGTGGCGGGCCGGGAGATCGACACGGTGGGGGACGAGGTGTCCGGCGCTCAGGTCTATTGCTGTATCCGCCCCGAGAACGTCACCGTCACAGTCGGTCATCCCGAGCACAAAAGCAGTGCCAGGAATCACTACGAAGGGCGCATCGTCGAGATCGCCGCCATGGGGCCGTTCCTGAAGCTGCGGCTAGATTGCGGTTTCTTGCTCACCGCCTACGTCACCCGTGAGTCCTTCACTGAACTGGCCTTGTATGAAGGGAAGGAGATCCACGCCTCCTTCAAGGCCACCTCCGTCCATCTTATCCCCAGGCGCGCTGTGTAA
- a CDS encoding DUF2845 domain-containing protein, which translates to MKKAVNLIVAVSAVVMLSAPAYADETVRCKGGIVSVGDSAGEVLAKCGQPATTTQSSKKVVQKDQQSSPTRSITNIIVDNWIFNFGPNEFQYQLELQDGRVSRIQSLDYGY; encoded by the coding sequence ATGAAAAAAGCCGTTAACCTCATCGTCGCCGTCTCGGCCGTCGTGATGCTGTCCGCCCCCGCCTATGCCGACGAGACCGTGAGGTGCAAAGGTGGCATCGTGTCGGTCGGGGATTCCGCGGGAGAGGTGCTCGCCAAGTGCGGCCAGCCTGCCACGACCACGCAAAGTTCGAAGAAGGTGGTGCAGAAGGACCAGCAGTCCAGCCCGACCAGGAGCATCACCAACATCATCGTCGACAACTGGATTTTCAACTTCGGCCCCAACGAGTTCCAGTACCAGCTGGAGCTGCAGGACGGCCGCGTCTCCCGCATCCAGAGCCTCGATTACGGCTACTGA
- a CDS encoding manganese efflux pump MntP has product MDWISIFGIALALAMDAFAVALATGAVLNPVTGRHLFRLGFHFGLFQALMPIAGWLLGLTVQKWITAYDHWIAFGLLAYVGGRMIVEAFEEDDDSSPSDPTKGLTMVMLSVATSIDAFAVGLSLAMLGVSVWVPSVIIGIVAAVLTVAGMLLGRRLGDNWGKRVEVCGGVVLCLIGLKILLEHTLFK; this is encoded by the coding sequence ATGGATTGGATTAGCATCTTCGGCATCGCCCTGGCCCTGGCCATGGATGCCTTCGCCGTCGCCCTGGCAACCGGCGCGGTATTGAACCCGGTTACCGGCCGGCACCTGTTTCGCCTCGGTTTTCATTTCGGCCTGTTCCAGGCGCTCATGCCCATCGCGGGATGGCTGCTCGGCCTCACGGTCCAGAAATGGATCACCGCCTACGACCATTGGATCGCCTTCGGCCTGTTGGCCTACGTCGGTGGCAGGATGATCGTCGAGGCCTTCGAGGAGGATGACGACAGCTCCCCGTCCGACCCGACCAAGGGTCTTACCATGGTGATGCTCTCCGTTGCCACCAGCATCGACGCCTTCGCAGTCGGCCTCTCGCTGGCCATGCTCGGGGTCAGCGTGTGGGTCCCGTCCGTGATCATCGGTATTGTCGCGGCGGTGCTGACCGTGGCCGGCATGCTCCTGGGGCGCCGCCTCGGGGACAACTGGGGCAAGCGCGTCGAGGTCTGCGGCGGGGTGGTGCTTTGCCTGATCGGCCTCAAGATTCTCTTGGAGCACACACTCTTCAAGTGA
- a CDS encoding PAS domain-containing hybrid sensor histidine kinase/response regulator encodes MTDSLNPTEELCRFIIDTIPQIVWTATADGAQDFANLRWYEFNGLVPGEPDPEPWRSIIHPDDVEITAQKWKHSLETGEPYSCLHRNRRFDGQYRWVLSRAVAQKDQDGRIVRWIGSGTDITEQKVAEAELMKYRDHLEELVRERTEELVAAKERAEVATRAVLEANDLLEMRVEARTAELRKTEKDLRQAQKMEAIGTLAAGIAHDFNNILTSILGFTDMVLHKVPEGGTGRAEMQQVFTAAQRAADLVRQILSFSRHSEQERKPVHLAAIIDDAFRLLRSSLPTSIAMVKEIDVPPDADKVLADPTQLHQVLMNLGTNAAHAMLPDGGTLTVSLQSVAAGSPQLAPHPILDPVDHLHLCVRDTGRGMESRMLERIFDPYFTTKPAGEGTGLGLAVVQGIVKNHGGLIAVHSEPGAGTCFEVFLPAVSLEIQREEELPEQLLQGTERVLFVDDEESLTVLGQGILENLGYSVVTASNSVAALDLFRTDPARFDLVITDLTMPGLSGKSLAKEISTLRPDIPVILCTGFKETVDERDAEYGIRACLMKPYTSRTLGRTIRQVLDRKAALKEG; translated from the coding sequence GTGACAGATTCTCTCAACCCTACCGAAGAACTGTGTCGCTTCATTATCGATACGATCCCCCAGATTGTCTGGACAGCCACGGCCGATGGCGCTCAGGACTTCGCGAACCTGCGCTGGTACGAGTTCAACGGTCTCGTTCCCGGTGAGCCCGACCCCGAGCCCTGGCGCAGTATCATCCATCCCGACGACGTCGAAATCACCGCGCAGAAATGGAAGCACTCCCTGGAAACCGGCGAGCCCTACAGTTGCTTGCACCGCAACCGGCGCTTCGATGGACAGTACCGCTGGGTGTTGTCACGGGCGGTCGCCCAGAAGGACCAAGATGGGCGCATCGTGCGCTGGATCGGCAGCGGCACCGACATCACAGAGCAGAAGGTTGCCGAGGCCGAACTGATGAAGTACCGCGACCACCTGGAAGAGCTGGTCAGGGAGCGGACCGAGGAACTGGTGGCGGCCAAGGAGCGGGCCGAGGTGGCGACACGCGCCGTCCTGGAGGCGAACGACCTTCTGGAAATGCGGGTCGAGGCGCGCACGGCGGAATTGCGCAAGACCGAGAAGGACCTGCGCCAAGCGCAGAAGATGGAGGCCATCGGCACCCTCGCCGCCGGTATCGCCCACGACTTCAACAACATCCTCACCTCGATCCTCGGCTTCACTGACATGGTGCTGCACAAGGTGCCGGAAGGTGGCACGGGGCGCGCGGAGATGCAGCAGGTCTTCACCGCGGCCCAGCGGGCGGCGGACCTGGTGCGGCAGATCCTCAGTTTCAGCAGACACTCCGAGCAGGAACGAAAGCCGGTGCACCTCGCCGCCATCATCGATGACGCCTTCCGCCTGCTGCGCTCGTCGCTGCCCACCTCTATAGCCATGGTCAAGGAGATCGATGTCCCTCCTGACGCCGACAAGGTGCTCGCTGACCCAACCCAGTTGCACCAGGTGCTGATGAATCTCGGTACCAACGCGGCCCACGCCATGCTGCCGGACGGCGGCACTCTAACTGTCTCCCTCCAGTCGGTCGCGGCCGGCTCACCACAGCTCGCCCCGCATCCCATCCTTGATCCCGTGGATCACCTGCATCTGTGCGTTCGCGACACCGGCCGCGGCATGGAAAGCCGCATGCTGGAGCGGATCTTCGACCCGTATTTCACCACCAAGCCGGCGGGGGAGGGGACCGGTCTCGGCTTGGCGGTTGTCCAGGGCATCGTCAAGAACCACGGCGGCCTCATTGCGGTGCACAGTGAACCCGGGGCGGGGACCTGCTTCGAGGTATTCTTGCCGGCAGTCTCGCTCGAGATCCAGCGCGAAGAGGAGCTTCCTGAGCAGTTGCTGCAGGGAACCGAGCGCGTCCTGTTCGTGGACGACGAGGAGTCGCTCACCGTGCTGGGGCAGGGTATCCTGGAGAACCTGGGCTACAGCGTGGTTACCGCCAGCAATAGCGTCGCTGCACTCGATCTTTTTCGCACCGATCCCGCCCGCTTCGACCTGGTGATCACCGACCTCACCATGCCGGGGCTGTCGGGAAAGTCGCTGGCTAAGGAGATCTCGACGCTACGTCCCGACATTCCCGTCATTCTCTGCACTGGTTTCAAGGAAACCGTAGACGAGAGGGATGCCGAGTACGGCATCCGCGCCTGCCTGATGAAGCCGTACACGTCGCGGACCCTGGGGCGGACCATCCGCCAGGTGCTGGACCGCAAAGCAGCTTTGAAAGAGGGATAA
- a CDS encoding EamA family transporter, whose amino-acid sequence MWNYVTQALTALVSFAFMVLFMTAAVKRGVSVQFSMLVLSLVLTVSFAAWSAGDWGMWPAWKSAVPLLLAAGACSVLGNWAMFLATSSSANAGYALAIIGCQSALVLLLSWWFLGGEMHWLRLVGIATCILGVVIISWPVAPAVKG is encoded by the coding sequence ATGTGGAACTACGTAACCCAGGCCCTCACCGCGCTGGTGAGCTTCGCTTTCATGGTGCTGTTCATGACCGCCGCCGTCAAACGGGGCGTATCGGTCCAGTTTTCCATGCTGGTGCTCTCGCTGGTACTCACGGTGAGCTTCGCCGCCTGGTCGGCAGGGGACTGGGGGATGTGGCCGGCCTGGAAGTCCGCGGTGCCGCTGCTCCTTGCCGCGGGTGCCTGCAGCGTGCTCGGCAACTGGGCCATGTTTCTTGCTACTTCGTCGAGCGCCAACGCGGGATACGCGCTGGCCATCATCGGGTGCCAGTCTGCGCTGGTGCTGCTGCTCTCCTGGTGGTTCCTGGGCGGCGAGATGCACTGGCTGCGCCTGGTCGGCATCGCCACCTGCATCCTAGGCGTGGTGATCATCAGCTGGCCGGTCGCCCCGGCAGTAAAGGGGTAA
- a CDS encoding DUF2917 domain-containing protein — MWLTRSSDTRDYCLQEGARLAVLHGETLIIEAITPVTLTVTCRERRAGLHITTAWPRTSPRTA, encoded by the coding sequence ATCTGGCTTACCCGCTCGTCGGACACCCGCGACTACTGCCTGCAGGAGGGGGCCCGCCTGGCTGTGCTGCACGGTGAAACGTTGATCATCGAGGCGATCACCCCAGTAACCCTGACCGTCACCTGCCGCGAGCGCCGCGCGGGGCTGCACATCACCACGGCTTGGCCCCGCACTTCCCCCCGTACCGCCTAA
- a CDS encoding GlxA family transcriptional regulator yields the protein MGAPITITIAVAGYEGAELLDVTGPIEVFNMLNRCLGESEPQRPGYRVVILAEKAGPFSTGPGVRVVADHAWQDFPEKADTILVPGSPDDALERAMKDEGFISWLATEGPRARRLVSVCTGALILAEAGLLKGKRATTHWMDLERLRRDYPEVRVENDAIYTRDGSVATSAGVTAGMDLALALVEEDFGRKTALAVARRLVMFLKRPGGQAQFSTQLRAQMVEGGQMAPLLAWLRENPCCKVTVEDLAQRAAMSPRNFARVFLRETGKTPARYLDQLRLERSVALLEETTLPLERVARDSGFTSAEQMRRAFIRDIGVTPLAYRTRF from the coding sequence ATGGGCGCGCCTATCACTATCACTATCGCGGTAGCAGGCTACGAAGGTGCGGAACTGCTGGACGTAACGGGCCCCATCGAGGTCTTCAACATGCTAAACCGCTGCCTTGGCGAATCGGAGCCGCAACGCCCGGGGTACCGGGTTGTGATCCTGGCCGAAAAGGCGGGTCCTTTCAGCACTGGCCCCGGTGTGCGCGTCGTGGCAGACCACGCTTGGCAGGACTTTCCTGAAAAGGCCGATACCATCCTGGTCCCGGGAAGCCCGGACGATGCGTTGGAGAGGGCCATGAAGGACGAGGGATTCATCTCCTGGCTGGCAACGGAGGGGCCGAGGGCGCGGCGCCTGGTATCGGTCTGCACGGGGGCGCTGATCCTTGCCGAGGCGGGACTGTTGAAAGGAAAGCGTGCGACCACCCACTGGATGGACCTGGAGCGGCTAAGGCGCGACTACCCGGAGGTGCGGGTGGAGAACGACGCCATCTACACGCGGGACGGTTCGGTGGCAACGTCCGCCGGGGTGACTGCCGGGATGGACTTGGCGCTGGCGCTAGTAGAAGAGGATTTCGGGAGGAAGACAGCACTCGCGGTGGCGCGGCGACTAGTGATGTTCCTGAAGCGCCCGGGTGGGCAGGCCCAGTTCAGCACACAGCTCCGGGCGCAGATGGTCGAGGGCGGGCAGATGGCGCCGCTCCTTGCCTGGCTCAGGGAGAACCCGTGCTGCAAGGTGACGGTAGAGGACTTGGCGCAGCGGGCGGCGATGAGCCCGCGTAATTTTGCCCGGGTGTTCCTGCGGGAGACCGGGAAGACGCCAGCGAGGTACCTGGACCAGCTGAGGCTGGAGCGGTCCGTCGCGCTGTTGGAGGAAACGACCCTCCCCCTGGAACGGGTGGCCCGTGACAGCGGCTTTACCAGCGCCGAACAGATGCGGCGCGCTTTCATCCGGGACATCGGTGTCACCCCCCTCGCCTACCGGACCCGGTTTTGA
- a CDS encoding DUF4160 domain-containing protein translates to MPTIIRFSTSRLTIYPNEHGTPHFHLEFMDGDRCSVAIETLEILVGVVTPAKKMAEAMKWAAENQALLLAKWEEITR, encoded by the coding sequence ATGCCAACCATCATCCGCTTTAGTACAAGCAGGTTGACCATCTACCCTAACGAACACGGTACACCTCACTTCCACTTGGAATTCATGGACGGGGACCGTTGCTCTGTTGCGATTGAGACGTTGGAAATTTTGGTCGGAGTTGTCACCCCGGCAAAGAAGATGGCCGAGGCGATGAAGTGGGCCGCAGAGAATCAGGCTCTGCTGCTTGCTAAATGGGAGGAAATAACCAGATGA
- a CDS encoding DUF2442 domain-containing protein translates to MNKPPRIEEVTATAPASLEIRWTTGETMQADIGDWMTRFALLLPIKDPKLFTTVRVGWYGHSVAWGDEIELGADELYNRCKAQAGEPSPDEFNEWMKRNELSLSTAAEALGMTRRMITHYRTGSKPIPRSIWLACIGWETIKHTNAA, encoded by the coding sequence ATGAACAAACCGCCACGTATTGAAGAAGTGACTGCAACGGCACCTGCCAGTCTCGAAATTCGCTGGACTACCGGTGAAACCATGCAAGCTGATATCGGCGACTGGATGACGCGTTTTGCTCTCTTGTTGCCGATCAAAGATCCAAAGCTCTTTACGACGGTTCGCGTAGGTTGGTATGGGCACAGCGTTGCATGGGGAGATGAGATCGAACTGGGAGCCGACGAACTTTATAATCGCTGCAAGGCACAAGCAGGTGAACCCTCTCCCGACGAGTTCAATGAGTGGATGAAACGCAACGAGCTTTCGTTGTCAACCGCTGCGGAGGCGCTGGGTATGACACGCAGGATGATCACTCATTACCGAACCGGCAGTAAACCAATACCTCGGAGTATTTGGCTTGCCTGCATCGGGTGGGAAACCATAAAGCACACAAACGCAGCCTGA
- a CDS encoding ferritin-like domain-containing protein — translation MGSKGREIVGMDVEELLNLLNRAFCDEWFAYYQYWLGAKLVKGPMKDAVGAELLVHATEELAHADLVALRIIQLGGTPVTKPEEWYKFTNCGYDAPDDPFVKTILEQNIKGEQCAIGVYKKLLDLTREKDPVTYNMVLTILQQEVEHEEDLQSLLEDYELLVGAMKG, via the coding sequence ATGGGATCTAAGGGACGTGAAATAGTCGGAATGGACGTCGAGGAACTGCTGAACCTGCTCAACCGTGCCTTCTGCGACGAATGGTTCGCCTATTACCAGTACTGGCTGGGCGCCAAACTGGTCAAAGGGCCCATGAAGGACGCGGTCGGTGCCGAGCTTTTGGTGCATGCCACCGAGGAACTGGCGCACGCCGACCTGGTGGCGCTACGCATCATCCAGTTGGGCGGCACCCCGGTCACCAAGCCGGAGGAGTGGTACAAGTTCACCAACTGCGGCTACGACGCGCCCGACGATCCCTTCGTAAAGACCATTCTTGAGCAGAACATCAAGGGAGAGCAGTGCGCCATCGGCGTGTACAAGAAGCTTTTGGACCTGACCCGCGAGAAGGACCCGGTCACCTACAACATGGTGCTCACCATCCTGCAGCAGGAGGTCGAGCACGAGGAGGACCTGCAGTCGCTCCTGGAGGATTACGAGTTGCTGGTGGGGGCGATGAAGGGATAG